The sequence below is a genomic window from Polaribacter vadi.
TGTGATTCCTGTTGGAGTTACCTATCAAAATTCTTCTCAATATCCTTCTAAAGTTTGTGTAAAATTTGGTGATTTGATAAATTCAAGAGAAATTTTTAATACAAACGAAAAAGCAAAAGCCATCAATATTTTAAAAAATAACGTTAGCAATCAACTAAAAAAACTGACAGTTCATATTCCTAATGATGAGAATTATACTGCTACTCTATCCAAATTAAATGCTGCCAATGTAGATTTTACAAATGTTGATGCAGTGAATAAAATGATTGCCGAAAACAATTTTCCTAATCCTGTAAAAAAGCATCCTAATTATTTAAAACCACTCTTTTATTTGATTCTTTTGAATAGTTTATTTCCATATTTTATTTGGAAAAAAATGTCTAAAAATATTGGTGAAATTGAATTTATTGACACCATGAAATATGCTGTAAATGTAATTTCTTTTCCTATTTTTTATAGTTTACAAGCTTTAGTGATTAACTTTTTCTTTGGATGGGAAATTGCTTTGATTTATTTTGTGGTTTCTTTTTTATTGGTTTTGGTTTACACTAAATTTTCTGTGACGAATACTGAAAGTTAGTTTGGTACAATAATAAATCTTAAAAATTGTCATTTCCTTAGAAATCTACTAATTCACGTAACAAATCATTCACAAACATGTCACGCTTAATAAAAACAACACAAAAGTTCGTGTTTTGAGAACAATTGATTTATATTTGCATTAGATAATGAAATATGAAACGAATAATTGCGAAAAGAACTTTACGAGAATTCTGGGAAAAACACGCAGATTCAGAACAATATTTAAAAACTTGGTACGAAACTACGAAAAACTCTAATTGGAGTTCTCCTAATGAAGTTAAGGATACTTACATAAATGCAAGTATTTTAAAGGATAGTAGAGTTGTTTTCAATATTAAAGGAAATTCATATCGACTTGTTGTAAAATTTAACTATTTCAGAGAATGGGCATTTATTCGATTTGTGGGTACTCACGCCGAATATGATAAAATAGATGCAGATACAATATAAAATAATGATTTATGAAAATTAAACCTATAAAAACGGAAAAAGATTATAATAAAGCTCTTGAAAGACTAGAGCTAATCTTTGATGCTTCTCCAAATTCAAAAGAAGGTGATGAAGCAGAAATTTTATCACTATTAATTGAAAACTTTGAAAACATACATTATCCTATTGAGTCTCCAGATCCAATTGAAGCTATTAAAATCCGAATGGAAGAAATGAATCTTAAACAAAAGGATTTAGTTGGAGTTATTGGTGGTAAAAGTAGAGTATCTGAAATCTTAAACAAAAAGAAAAAATTGACTGTGGAAATGATACGAGAATTAGAAAGAGTTTTAAGCATATCTGCTTCTGTACTTGTAAATAATTATCAACTTGCTAGCTGAAAAATAACTAAAAACAACATACGAATATAACTAATAGAATTTAAAATATCTACACCAAATTCTGTCTTTAGAACTACACCAATTAAAAATTCAAAAAACTATAATTATTCCAATATTCATCAAACAAGTTTAGCCCAGATTGAACGACCTGTTTGAGCTCTTTTTTGCTTTTTTCTAAGCAAAAAAAGCGAGTAGTGAAAGCTGGAAATAGCTCCTAATCAATAATGGCATCTTGGATAATTTGCTGGATTTCTGTTCTTATATTTTCTCTTACCAAACCTCTATTATTAGCAGTTGGGTAGGTTCTGTTAGATAGAAAAACATACACAATTTCAGTTTGTGGATCTGCCCAAGCATAAGTTCCTGTAAAACCAGAATGCCCAAAACTTTCGTCGGAAACACAACCACAAGTAGCTTTTACATCTGGATTTAATTGCGGTTTATCGAATCCTAAACCTCGTCTGTTATTTTTATCTGCATAATAACGTGCGTTAAAAGTATCTATAGTTTCTGCGTTTAAATAACGTCTGCCACCATAAAAACCTTTTTGTAAATACATTTGCATCATTTTTGCAACATCGTTTGCATTGGCAAATAAACCTGCATGACCACCAACTCCACCTAACATTGCTGCACCCATATCATGCACATAACCATGCACTAATTGATTGCGATAATAATCGTCTTTTTCTGAAGGTACAATTTCTGATTTATTAAATTTTTCGATGGGTAAATACGTCATTCTATCTGCACCTAAAGAGCTATAAAATTCTTTCTCTGCTAAAACGTTTAAAGGTTTTCCGTATTTTTCTTCTAAGGCTTCTTTGAATAAATAATACCCTAAGTCGCTATATTTATACCCTTCATTTTCTCTTTGATCTACTTCTTTGATGTATTTATAAATACTGTCTTTATAAGATTTTCTGATGTATAAATTCTCGGCAACTTTTACATTATAATCGCTACTACTTTGCGATTTATAATACGTACCAGAATTTTTATGTGTAATGCTATCTTGTGTTTTAATGTAAAAAGGAATCCAAGCTTTTAATTTTCCATAATGAGATAAAATTTCTTTCACAGAAACAGTTGCCTTATTAGTTTTTGCAAAACTTGGTAATATATCTTCTAAACTTGCAGTTAAGGGTATTTTTTGATCTTCAGAGGCTTTCATAATCATAGGTAAGGAAGCCAAAATTTTGGTTAAGGAAGCCAAATCATAAATGTCAGAATTTTTTACAGCTGTTTTTTTATCTGCTGTATGATATCCAAAACTTTTATTATAAATCACTTTCCCTTTTCTTGCCACCAAAACTTGAAAACCTGGTGCCATTTTTTTCTTTAAAACAATCTTTGAAATGGAATCAATTGCTGTTAATTTTTTTGATGACATATCAGCATCTTCAGGAATTGTATATTCTAACCTGCTTAAACTGTAGGTATCAATTCCATGCCCAACTTTAAATTCGTCGCCAATTGAAACTGGTAATTTTCCTTGTAAAATATAAGCGCCAAAAATGGCTTGCGCAGAAAGTTCTTGTGCTAATTTACTATTTTGATAAGACACAATTATCGCTTCGATATTTGTAAAACTTTTTAGTTGCAATAAACTATAAGGACTTGTAAAAACATCTAAAATAACATTTTTTTGTCTTGCAATTTCTTGCAACCACACCAATTCTTTTCCTTCAAACTTATAACTTTTCCAAGGATGATTATTCGATTTATGAAACCCAACAATTACTTGATTATAAGGTTTTAGTTTTGCTATCAAACCATCTAAATTGGAATCAGAAATAACATCAACTTTGGTGTAATTCTTTAACATATTTACAAAGTGTTCTCCAGAATCGTCTCCTAATTTTACGTAGGCAATTTTTTTAAGTTCTAAATTTGCTAATGGAATGTTTTTCTTTGCATCTTTTACTAGAGTTATAGAGTTTTTAACAAGTTTTCTATGTAAAAGTTCATCATCAATCGTATTTAAATCTTCTTGTAAATTCTCTAAAACAACAGGTTTATAGTTGTTTAAACCCATCCAATATTTAGCTTTTAAAATCTTTTTTACAGAAAAATTTAATTGTTCTTCGCTTAATGTTTTTAATGTAATTGCTTGCTTTAAAAGACGAACACTTGCAGGTATATCTTGTGGAATTAACAACATATCATTCCCAGCTTTTATGGCTGCTACATCAATTTCTGCAGAAGTTGCATAATTGGCTGCAGCTTTCATATTTAAACCATCAGTAATAATTAAACCATTAAAACCCAACTCATTTTGCAACAAATTAGTGACTACATTTTTTGATAATGAGGTTGGTAAATCTGTATTGGGTTCTAAACTTGGTATGTTTAAATGTGCAGTCATCACACTCCCAATTCCTGCATCAAATACTTTTCTGTAAGGATACAATTCAATGGAATCCAATCTTGCTTTATCAAAATTTAAAACAGGCAATGTGTAATGAGAATCTGATGCTGTATCTCCATGTCCTGGAAAATGTTTTGCATTTGCCATCACTCCATACTTTTGCATTCCTTGTGTAAAAGCAATTGCTTTTTGCGTTACATTTTCTTTACTTTCTCCAAAAGAACGATTTCCAATGATTGGATTTGCAGGGTTTGTATTAATATCTACAACTGGTGCAAAATTTATGTGAATCCCTAATCTTTTACAATGTTTTCCTAAATGTTCACCAAATTCTTTTACCAAAGAATCATTTTGAATGGCACCCAAAGTCATGTTCCAAGGAAATTTGTACGTGTTTTGCAAACGCATATCCAAACCCCATTCACCATCAAAACCAATCATTAACGGAATTTTAGAAA
It includes:
- a CDS encoding type II toxin-antitoxin system HigB family toxin; this encodes MKRIIAKRTLREFWEKHADSEQYLKTWYETTKNSNWSSPNEVKDTYINASILKDSRVVFNIKGNSYRLVVKFNYFREWAFIRFVGTHAEYDKIDADTI
- a CDS encoding 1-acyl-sn-glycerol-3-phosphate acyltransferase — encoded protein: MIKKIWYESIKLFLKISLEFYAKKITVVGKENIPKKEAVLFAINHPNALMDPLFVTSNSPRENHFLVRADVFSKPLVKKVLASLNLMPIYRIRDGRKQLSNNEEVFEKCFNILKNEETLMIFPQGGHCRDRTIQPLSKGFTRIVFGALESNPNLEITVIPVGVTYQNSSQYPSKVCVKFGDLINSREIFNTNEKAKAINILKNNVSNQLKKLTVHIPNDENYTATLSKLNAANVDFTNVDAVNKMIAENNFPNPVKKHPNYLKPLFYLILLNSLFPYFIWKKMSKNIGEIEFIDTMKYAVNVISFPIFYSLQALVINFFFGWEIALIYFVVSFLLVLVYTKFSVTNTES
- a CDS encoding helix-turn-helix domain-containing protein, translated to MKIKPIKTEKDYNKALERLELIFDASPNSKEGDEAEILSLLIENFENIHYPIESPDPIEAIKIRMEEMNLKQKDLVGVIGGKSRVSEILNKKKKLTVEMIRELERVLSISASVLVNNYQLAS
- a CDS encoding glycoside hydrolase family 3 N-terminal domain-containing protein — encoded protein: MKKEILVLLVIAFGYTINAQTIDPLVTKDAKAQEVWVDSILSNMTIDEKIGQLFMVQAYSNLDIKHEYFITQMIEKYHVGNLIFMQGTPEKQAALNNHYQSLSKIPLMIGFDGEWGLDMRLQNTYKFPWNMTLGAIQNDSLVKEFGEHLGKHCKRLGIHINFAPVVDINTNPANPIIGNRSFGESKENVTQKAIAFTQGMQKYGVMANAKHFPGHGDTASDSHYTLPVLNFDKARLDSIELYPYRKVFDAGIGSVMTAHLNIPSLEPNTDLPTSLSKNVVTNLLQNELGFNGLIITDGLNMKAAANYATSAEIDVAAIKAGNDMLLIPQDIPASVRLLKQAITLKTLSEEQLNFSVKKILKAKYWMGLNNYKPVVLENLQEDLNTIDDELLHRKLVKNSITLVKDAKKNIPLANLELKKIAYVKLGDDSGEHFVNMLKNYTKVDVISDSNLDGLIAKLKPYNQVIVGFHKSNNHPWKSYKFEGKELVWLQEIARQKNVILDVFTSPYSLLQLKSFTNIEAIIVSYQNSKLAQELSAQAIFGAYILQGKLPVSIGDEFKVGHGIDTYSLSRLEYTIPEDADMSSKKLTAIDSISKIVLKKKMAPGFQVLVARKGKVIYNKSFGYHTADKKTAVKNSDIYDLASLTKILASLPMIMKASEDQKIPLTASLEDILPSFAKTNKATVSVKEILSHYGKLKAWIPFYIKTQDSITHKNSGTYYKSQSSSDYNVKVAENLYIRKSYKDSIYKYIKEVDQRENEGYKYSDLGYYLFKEALEEKYGKPLNVLAEKEFYSSLGADRMTYLPIEKFNKSEIVPSEKDDYYRNQLVHGYVHDMGAAMLGGVGGHAGLFANANDVAKMMQMYLQKGFYGGRRYLNAETIDTFNARYYADKNNRRGLGFDKPQLNPDVKATCGCVSDESFGHSGFTGTYAWADPQTEIVYVFLSNRTYPTANNRGLVRENIRTEIQQIIQDAIID